In Lolium rigidum isolate FL_2022 chromosome 3, APGP_CSIRO_Lrig_0.1, whole genome shotgun sequence, the genomic window ttttttcctgaTTTTTCACGCTTTGTAAATATGATTTTTCTAAACGGATCCTATGATCTCACCTAATGAGCAGATCCTATACAAATCTTCCCCTACCCGATCCCATTCTCGTTATCATGAGAAGTCACCACTCACCACGGGCTTAGTCACCGGAAAATTTcaaacggaggccgagctacacaTAGCCTTTTATATTGCTCATGAGTACTAAAATGAACTGAATAGTATGTCAAGTACAAGAATTGGTTCTGTACGACTCTACTTTCATTTGCAAGGGCAAATTGTACTCAATCCCATTCTCTTTATCATCTGAGCAAGACTTTGATCTTCCAGGAAGCACTTTGATATCCCACATGCCGTGATAAAGTTCAGCCGCTAGTTTTGTGATTCAATAACACCTTAATTCCGGGATCTGAAACATAAATCGAGAGTTCTTTATGATAGCTTTACACGATCTTTAGACGAGCTTTGCTGTCTCAGGTTCACTGGGTGGATCCACCCAGCCCTCATGTACAAGTCACCAAGAATGACAAAAAAAAAGAGGGGGGGGAATGCTGAGAAGCCTGACCACACAAAATGGAAAAAAGGCAGATTCTATGCTCAACTGTTTGCAAGCCATTTTCAAAATCCAGCGACAATGACAAATCTGAACCTATATACTGTTACTTGTTCAAGCGACTTATGAACTGTGTTCATTCAATGGAATTCCACTAGAAATATACAATGTACAATTAAAACGCACTAAATCCTGTGCTTCACAGAGTGCCACTAGTTCAATTCAGCAGCTGCGAATAGCTTCTTCCATTTCTCCTGGTCGTTTCCGGGTCCTTCGCCCTGCACCACCACGCCATGCCAGTCAGAAGATGCACAGAAAATTCAGTTAGGAATTCCTTTTCAGTTAGTAACTAGGAAAATAAACAGTAACACATCTGAAGTGGAGTCTGTTTGGTGCGTAGTGCTAGTTAGTTGGGTAACAAAATTCACGCCATGAGTTCAGCTATGTAGCAGTAGAAAATAACACGAGTAAAGGTTTAAATCACGAGTTAACATCATGTCAGAAGCATGGGTACCTTCACCGAACTAATCTCGTATGCCTGTCCTTGGGTAGATTCAATATCCAAAGCTTGGATACACGCTTCTGCCACCACCAATCTGCTAGCTTCTCCCACAAGCTTGTCACCTGGTAAGTTTATGACGGAAGTATTAAGAACGTTCTCAGCAAAAGCAGTAGTTCATCAAGTGGAGGGGGCGACAAAATAGTAACCTTGTCCTATCTCAACTGCTCGTCTTTCTCCAGCTGTAGCCTTAAGAAGTGTATTAAGGTCATAGGAAGTGTAGGGCCCATCAGTTAATCTCCCTGGCCTGCACCCAGTTAGTACCATATCAGAAAAAACATGTCCACCCTTGGACTATTATTTTTCTGTACATAATATTAACCTGATAATGGTGAAAGGTATGCCTGAATCTCGGATGAAGTCTTCTGCCATCTTCTTGTACTTAAGCACACCGAAGAGGTTCATGATACTGGTGCATAGTATGAGGTAAGGTTAAAAAGTTTACAATGTAGATGATATGGAAGCCAGTGTAAAACTACATGAGCAAAAGAAGTATCCACTATCCAGGTAAAGACACGAACCTACGTTGAAAAAAGCAAGCATGCATGCCTTACACCACAAACACACTTGCTAACCGGAAGTAATGCTAAAAtgaaagtaaaattttgcatctaTAAACTGTTTGTGGAACTTTAGCGAAAAGGTAAAATTTGAGGAAACCTTTGCTTTAGAGAGTATTGATGAAAACTTTTACTTCATAAGATTTATAAGCTATACCTCCATGGTATTTCACTGTATTTTGTAACACCAATGGATGACACCAGAACCAATCTCTCGATTGTCTTTGGCATGGCACTCACAAAATTCCGGACGCCATCCCAATCTGAACATGGTAAATGGTATGTAAGCAGTAATAAATGATAAAATATTGTTTGCCCACGCTTGAATTCATCATTGGCGCTGCTAGCTTCCATACTTGCTAAACATGGATCTGCTGGTTTCATTAATTTATAACAAACAGAATAAACGCTTCTAGACCAGGAATGGCCAAGTACTGAGCCATGAGCAAGGTCATGATCTAGAAACGGCACATGCACACAAAGCTCTCAGAATGGATGTTTTGATTTCAGATTCTTATCAACGACTTATTAGCATTCTGAATGGATGTTTTGATTTCAGATTCTTATCAACGACTTATTAGCATTCTGAATGGATGTTTTGATTTCAGATTCTTATCAATGACTTATTAGCATTCTGCATCTGTCAGAATACAATACTTATTTTGTCGGCAGTGGAACTGAAAgactagaaaaagaaaaggaactgAAAGACTTATAGACTCCCCCAAGATTATCCTTTCCCCGAATCCCTATTTACATATGGATTACGGTAGGGTAAACGAATAAAAAAATTAGTGAAGCTAGGTTAACTGCAGAATATTGGGCAGTACGTACCTACACGTTCAGGAGTGTTATCCCCATCCCAGCGCTTTGATGGAAATGCTGTAGTCCCAGTAGTACAGATCACATGTGTAACTCCCTATGAAAATAGACCCTATATTTTGATttattcaatcatgcataaatataCAGCCCAACAATTGTGTATACATATTCAGCTTCAGAAAATTATTGAAACAGAAGAGAACAACCTCAAACATTTCTGGAGTGAAAGCATCAACATTTCTTGTGTCCGCTTCATACACCTGCCATGCAAAAGGTAGTCGTATGAGCAAAAATCACACTATGGATAAAAATAGAATTTGAAGCTCTTGATGTGAGATTACCTGCAAAACACTCTCATCTTGCTTGCCAAATAAGGTCACTGCCTTTTCAGGGTTTCTTAGGAGCAACCTCGTCTTGATTTTCCTGCTCAGCAAAGATGCTACCACCAACTGCCCTGCAAGGGTCTGCACTATCAGTACCTAGCTCAATTGCTCTAGCAACAGCGGAAACTGTAACGGCAGGCTAATGATATATCACATACTTATCAGAGTGGCATTAGATGCAAAGCAGCCATGACTCgtgaatatatccaaataatacTAGCATGTTTAGATTGTTTGGAACAAAATCCGGACGGGAAACACAATCTGTGAGGAATAAAAAGAGGTCACGGCTGATTGCAAGTGATTTGTGGCGCCAGAATGTCCGAGATATTGGTACTAAGACAATTCGCTCCGCTACGAATTTTCGTGTGGGTAAAAACAATACGGATATTGCAACGGAGGTTCTCCCCATCACAGAGAAACAGTTATGCAATGGAGAGCAGAGGTACCGATCTCGTACCTACGCCGCCGGTTCCGCCGACGACGAGGACCAGCTTCGAGGACGCCTCGGCCGccccctccgctccgtcctccccCTGCTGCACGGTCCTGgactccaccgccgccgcggcaCGCCACCCACCTCGGCCCGCCGCCGCGAGCCCCAACAGCAAGGGAAGCGAGCAAGAACGCAGCACCGCTCTTCTTCCTGCCTGCGCGGAGCTAAGTTTGCAGGTTAGGCGGCGCGGCGACGAGACCGCGAGCGCAGGGCCAAGGTGAGCCGTCGCCATTGCTGGAGATGACCGTGGGGAGCGGAGCTCTGAGCTCTGGAAACTTGGACGCGACAGCGGAGAGGGCAGAGATATCCGGGAGC contains:
- the LOC124702450 gene encoding sanguinarine reductase-like, whose amino-acid sequence is MATAHLGPALAVSSPRRLTCKLSSAQAGRRAVLRSCSLPLLLGLAAAGRGGWRAAAAVESRTVQQGEDGAEGAAEASSKLVLVVGGTGGVGQLVVASLLSRKIKTRLLLRNPEKAVTLFGKQDESVLQVYEADTRNVDAFTPEMFEGVTHVICTTGTTAFPSKRWDGDNTPERVDWDGVRNFVSAMPKTIERLVLVSSIGVTKYSEIPWSIMNLFGVLKYKKMAEDFIRDSGIPFTIIRPGRLTDGPYTSYDLNTLLKATAGERRAVEIGQGDKLVGEASRLVVAEACIQALDIESTQGQAYEISSVKGEGPGNDQEKWKKLFAAAELN